A single region of the Arthrobacter sp. zg-Y20 genome encodes:
- a CDS encoding TetR/AcrR family transcriptional regulator — MPLPQPTRDRILDAAEGLFFSDGIATTGVDSVAATAGVSVVTLYKHFGAKDNLLHAVLSRRLESWTSHWDAAVAAAQSPRERLVAIFDAVDTFRAAAGPTQWCCFLATASERPVPAEGASDPVFDLVAEDTRLVTRRLTDLAREARCQDPERVAELLLLLYNGVLSSLLRGTPAAPAARARTAAWTLLDRELPGQ, encoded by the coding sequence ATGCCTCTCCCCCAGCCCACCCGGGACCGTATCCTCGACGCCGCCGAAGGACTGTTCTTTTCCGACGGCATTGCCACCACGGGGGTTGACTCCGTGGCGGCGACGGCAGGGGTATCCGTAGTGACCCTCTACAAGCACTTCGGAGCCAAGGACAACCTGCTCCACGCCGTGCTTTCCCGCCGGCTTGAGTCCTGGACCTCCCACTGGGATGCAGCCGTAGCCGCGGCCCAATCCCCGAGGGAGCGCCTGGTGGCAATCTTCGACGCCGTGGACACGTTCCGTGCCGCGGCCGGCCCCACACAGTGGTGCTGCTTCCTCGCCACGGCTTCCGAGCGGCCTGTCCCCGCGGAGGGGGCAAGTGATCCCGTCTTCGACCTTGTAGCTGAAGACACCCGCCTGGTTACCCGCCGGCTTACGGACCTGGCACGCGAAGCCCGCTGCCAGGACCCGGAGCGGGTCGCGGAACTGCTCCTGCTGCTATACAACGGAGTCCTCAGCAGCCTGCTGCGCGGGACGCCCGCAGCTCCGGCAGCCCGGGCGCGCACAGCTGCTTGGACTCTCCTGGACCGGGAATTGCCGGGGCAGTAG
- a CDS encoding MFS transporter, whose amino-acid sequence MGIRVQGGAGAGVAAAGMLLIAATYGMARFGVGLFAPALSASRPQLVDVLGWAAAAQFTSYSLAALAAARLVDRYPRTGLVLAGATATAGCLGVAVATDPMMFILAVLVGGLGGGFASPALVPVIDALVKPEAAATAQSVANAGTAVGVIGAGVVVFAVPSVGAAWVLMALICAGSAAAALYPVRSRNALAARPGSQTARQEETSGPLAWRALLLPAAAALVVGAGSSLTWTFGPLLVTEAGAVSGGQVGWLWIALGAGGLLGTFTGHLVKRIGLHSGWCACAGLLALATAAVGLSVATANTAAAYAGMAVFGAGYMAMSAVLILWARSAWPQDAGAGTSVLFIALATGQALGSAAIGAADWSPVALAAAATAFCAAGGTAALVRKRS is encoded by the coding sequence GTGGGGATTCGTGTGCAGGGCGGCGCGGGAGCAGGCGTGGCGGCGGCCGGAATGCTGTTGATTGCCGCCACCTATGGCATGGCCCGTTTCGGTGTGGGGCTGTTCGCCCCGGCGTTGTCAGCGTCCCGGCCGCAGCTCGTTGATGTGCTGGGTTGGGCCGCCGCTGCCCAGTTCACTTCCTATTCGCTGGCGGCCTTGGCTGCCGCCCGGCTGGTGGACCGCTATCCACGGACGGGCTTGGTGTTGGCCGGCGCCACCGCAACGGCGGGCTGCCTGGGGGTGGCAGTGGCCACGGACCCGATGATGTTCATCCTTGCGGTTCTCGTGGGAGGGCTGGGAGGCGGTTTCGCCTCCCCGGCCCTCGTTCCGGTGATTGACGCGTTGGTGAAGCCCGAGGCGGCGGCCACGGCCCAGTCCGTTGCCAACGCCGGCACAGCAGTGGGCGTGATCGGGGCGGGTGTGGTTGTGTTCGCCGTTCCATCCGTAGGTGCCGCCTGGGTGCTGATGGCCCTGATCTGCGCAGGATCCGCCGCGGCCGCACTGTACCCGGTGCGCTCGCGCAACGCTTTGGCAGCCCGGCCAGGTAGCCAAACCGCACGGCAGGAGGAGACCTCCGGGCCGCTGGCCTGGCGGGCGTTGCTGCTCCCGGCGGCCGCCGCCCTGGTGGTGGGCGCGGGGTCCTCCCTGACCTGGACTTTCGGCCCGCTGCTGGTCACTGAGGCCGGCGCCGTCTCCGGCGGTCAGGTTGGTTGGTTATGGATTGCCCTGGGCGCCGGCGGGCTCCTGGGAACCTTCACCGGCCATCTGGTGAAACGCATCGGGCTGCACAGCGGGTGGTGTGCCTGTGCCGGGTTGCTTGCTCTGGCCACCGCCGCCGTGGGTCTCTCCGTTGCCACGGCCAACACCGCGGCGGCCTACGCCGGCATGGCGGTTTTCGGGGCAGGCTACATGGCAATGTCGGCCGTGCTGATCCTGTGGGCCCGGTCCGCGTGGCCGCAGGACGCCGGGGCCGGCACCTCGGTGCTGTTTATCGCGCTGGCCACCGGGCAGGCGCTGGGGTCCGCCGCCATTGGCGCCGCAGACTGGAGCCCCGTTGCCCTGGCGGCAGCAGCTACCGCGTTTTGTGCCGCCGGCGGCACAGCCGCACTGGTACGCAAGCGCAGCTAG
- a CDS encoding CarD family transcriptional regulator, whose product MDFTVGQTLVYPHHGAVTVTDISPMTVKGIERETLTFRVHATELTIKLPSDNAEDVGVRSVIDDAGVQAVFTVLRGPAGMEPDNWSRRFKANEGKMATGELHLIAEVVRDLWCRERTHPLSTGEKRMLLKARQLLVSELALARSASAEEAGEMLDSVLMEAAGEAELANS is encoded by the coding sequence TTGGATTTCACCGTTGGGCAGACGCTGGTGTACCCGCACCACGGAGCCGTCACCGTTACCGACATCTCCCCCATGACCGTCAAGGGGATTGAACGCGAAACGCTGACCTTCCGCGTGCACGCCACCGAACTCACCATCAAGCTACCTTCGGACAATGCCGAAGACGTTGGCGTGCGCAGCGTCATTGACGACGCCGGCGTGCAGGCCGTGTTCACCGTGCTGCGCGGACCGGCCGGGATGGAACCGGACAACTGGTCCCGCCGTTTCAAGGCCAATGAGGGCAAAATGGCCACCGGCGAACTGCACCTGATCGCTGAAGTGGTGCGCGACCTCTGGTGCCGGGAGCGGACGCACCCGCTGTCCACCGGCGAAAAGCGGATGCTCCTCAAAGCCAGGCAGCTGCTGGTTTCGGAGCTGGCCCTGGCCCGTTCGGCGTCCGCTGAAGAAGCCGGAGAGATGCTGGACTCGGTGCTGATGGAAGCTGCCGGCGAGGCAGAGCTGGCCAACAGCTAG
- a CDS encoding formate/nitrite transporter family protein has product MSEERRREIGSSEAPVEDELQESFENTVTEGAERLHRTFRTILITGVFGGLEVGLGVMAYLAVMHETGDHLLAGIAFSVGLIALFLAHSELFTENFLMPVAAVAAKEGSAKQLAKLWAGTLVANLAGGWVFMWIVMQAFPQWAPTVAESAKHFTEAPFSLQTVALAILGGSTITLMSRMQQGTSSDPAKIVATVIGGFLLAGLQLFHSILDSLLIFGALQSGAEITYLQWLGWFGYTLLFNMVGGLVLVTALRLVRTKELLAQRRRDAPEDPDAAHRDA; this is encoded by the coding sequence ATGAGCGAGGAACGTCGCAGGGAAATCGGCTCCTCCGAGGCGCCCGTGGAGGACGAACTCCAGGAGTCATTCGAGAACACTGTGACGGAAGGTGCCGAGCGCCTGCACCGCACCTTCCGCACCATCCTGATCACCGGGGTGTTCGGCGGCCTCGAAGTAGGCCTCGGAGTGATGGCATACCTGGCCGTGATGCATGAAACGGGTGACCACCTGTTGGCCGGCATTGCCTTCAGCGTGGGCCTTATTGCTCTTTTCCTGGCGCACAGCGAGCTCTTCACCGAAAACTTCCTGATGCCGGTGGCTGCTGTTGCGGCCAAGGAAGGCAGCGCCAAGCAGCTCGCCAAGCTCTGGGCCGGCACGCTGGTGGCGAACCTGGCCGGGGGCTGGGTCTTTATGTGGATTGTGATGCAGGCCTTTCCCCAGTGGGCGCCCACCGTAGCCGAATCGGCAAAGCACTTCACCGAAGCACCGTTTTCACTCCAAACCGTGGCCCTGGCGATCCTGGGCGGCAGCACCATCACCTTGATGAGCCGGATGCAGCAAGGCACGTCTTCGGATCCTGCGAAGATTGTCGCCACGGTTATCGGTGGATTCCTGCTGGCCGGCCTGCAGCTGTTCCATTCCATCCTGGATTCACTGTTGATTTTCGGTGCCCTCCAGTCCGGGGCGGAAATCACCTACCTGCAGTGGCTGGGCTGGTTCGGTTACACACTGCTGTTCAACATGGTGGGCGGCCTGGTGCTGGTGACCGCCCTGCGCCTGGTGCGCACCAAGGAGCTGCTGGCACAGCGCCGCCGCGACGCGCCGGAGGACCCCGACGCCGCCCACCGGGACGCCTAG
- a CDS encoding response regulator transcription factor, whose protein sequence is MSEPGGGAAEEPIRVALVDDQPLFRAGIQMLVRSQPDLAYCGGAGDGMEAVELAETARPDVMLMDLRMPVVDGITATRRIMADADAAGRDRPKVIALTTFNRDQAVVEVIRAGASGYLLKSAEPEFLLSAIRTVYAGYSVVAPGSAHDLFAHLTRSADPPEPDLAAIAELSAREKDVFVLVAKGLSNADIAASVFLSEATVKTHIRRILDRLGLATRIQLVAFAYEHRLMG, encoded by the coding sequence ATGAGTGAACCGGGCGGAGGTGCTGCGGAGGAACCGATCCGCGTGGCCCTGGTGGATGACCAGCCGCTGTTCCGTGCGGGAATCCAGATGCTGGTGCGCTCGCAGCCCGACCTCGCCTACTGCGGCGGCGCCGGTGACGGGATGGAAGCAGTGGAACTGGCTGAAACAGCCCGTCCGGACGTGATGCTGATGGATCTGCGGATGCCGGTGGTGGACGGGATTACTGCCACCCGGCGGATCATGGCTGACGCCGACGCAGCCGGCCGGGACCGGCCCAAGGTGATTGCACTGACCACCTTCAACCGGGACCAGGCAGTGGTGGAAGTGATCCGCGCCGGCGCCAGCGGTTACCTGCTCAAAAGCGCGGAACCGGAGTTCCTGCTCTCGGCCATCCGCACGGTGTATGCCGGCTATTCAGTAGTGGCGCCGGGTTCCGCGCATGACCTGTTTGCGCACCTGACCCGCAGCGCTGACCCGCCGGAACCGGACCTGGCAGCCATCGCCGAGCTGTCGGCGCGGGAGAAGGACGTGTTTGTGCTGGTGGCCAAAGGCCTCAGCAACGCGGACATAGCCGCCAGTGTGTTCCTCTCCGAGGCCACGGTCAAAACGCACATTCGCCGCATTCTGGACCGGCTGGGCCTGGCCACCCGGATCCAGCTGGTGGCGTTCGCCTACGAGCACCGGCTCATGGGCTGA
- a CDS encoding DUF1295 domain-containing protein, with protein MDPVRVCLWIFAASTAGTWLLSLATREYSWTDRVWSLTPVAYVWVFAAASGAAARVVLMAALVTLWGARLTFNYARKGGYAPGGEDYRWGILRRRLRPWQFQLFNLGFISIYQNLIIWLMTLPILTVYRHPGPLTGWDGVLAVLFLAALAGETIADQQQWNFQQWKKARRAAGQESGPGFLQTGLFRFSRHPNFFFEQAQWWFFYGFAVAAAGSWLHWTLAGPLLLSMLFAGSTALTESISRARYPAYAGYQQRTSPLVPLPPRRPRPAV; from the coding sequence ATGGACCCGGTACGCGTCTGTCTCTGGATTTTCGCCGCCAGCACCGCCGGCACGTGGCTGCTGTCCCTGGCCACGCGGGAATACTCGTGGACAGACCGTGTTTGGTCGCTGACCCCGGTGGCCTATGTGTGGGTGTTTGCCGCGGCATCCGGTGCAGCCGCCCGTGTGGTGCTGATGGCGGCGCTGGTGACCCTGTGGGGCGCCCGGCTGACCTTCAACTACGCCCGCAAGGGCGGGTATGCCCCGGGCGGAGAGGACTACCGCTGGGGCATCCTTCGCCGCCGGCTGCGGCCCTGGCAGTTCCAGCTGTTCAACCTGGGGTTCATCAGCATCTACCAGAACCTCATCATCTGGCTGATGACCCTTCCGATCCTTACCGTCTACCGGCACCCCGGGCCGCTCACCGGGTGGGACGGGGTGCTGGCGGTGCTGTTCCTGGCCGCCCTCGCGGGGGAGACCATCGCGGACCAGCAGCAGTGGAATTTCCAGCAATGGAAAAAAGCCCGGCGCGCCGCTGGACAGGAATCGGGCCCCGGCTTTCTGCAGACCGGCCTGTTCCGCTTCTCCCGGCACCCCAACTTTTTCTTTGAACAGGCCCAGTGGTGGTTCTTCTACGGATTTGCCGTTGCCGCCGCGGGCTCCTGGCTGCACTGGACCCTGGCCGGGCCGCTTCTGTTGAGCATGCTGTTCGCCGGTTCCACCGCCTTGACCGAGAGTATCTCCCGGGCCCGCTACCCCGCCTACGCCGGGTACCAGCAGCGGACCTCGCCGCTCGTGCCGCTGCCGCCGCGCCGCCCCCGGCCGGCGGTCTGA
- a CDS encoding response regulator transcription factor: protein MADASALSPTVNLPRLAHPDGSAVRALVVDDETSLAELVGMGLRMLGWNVLTAPDGHRAVAAAREFRPDVLVLDVMMPGLDGLAALQKIRSFSPAVPALFLTARDAVEDRISGLAAGGDDYVTKPFSMEELMLRLHRLVQRSGVAASDSAELVVGDLVLNLETREVSRGGEDIFLTSTQWELLRYLMENPKRVLSKAQILASVWNYDFGGQANIVELYISYLRKKIDAGRPPMIHTVRGAGYVLKPVAA, encoded by the coding sequence ATGGCAGACGCTTCCGCACTGTCCCCCACGGTCAACCTCCCGCGCCTGGCCCATCCGGACGGCAGCGCGGTCCGGGCGCTGGTGGTCGACGACGAGACAAGCTTGGCCGAACTGGTCGGCATGGGCCTGCGCATGCTGGGCTGGAACGTGCTGACTGCCCCGGACGGGCACCGGGCCGTTGCGGCTGCCCGGGAGTTCCGCCCGGACGTGCTGGTGCTGGACGTGATGATGCCGGGGCTGGACGGGCTTGCGGCCCTGCAGAAGATCCGCTCCTTTTCCCCCGCGGTTCCGGCCCTTTTCCTCACCGCCAGGGACGCCGTGGAAGACCGGATCTCCGGCCTGGCAGCCGGCGGTGATGACTATGTCACCAAGCCGTTCAGCATGGAGGAACTGATGCTCCGCCTGCATCGGCTGGTGCAGCGCTCGGGGGTGGCGGCGTCGGACTCCGCCGAACTGGTGGTCGGTGACCTGGTCCTGAACTTGGAGACCCGGGAAGTCTCGCGCGGCGGGGAGGACATTTTCCTGACCAGTACCCAGTGGGAACTGCTGCGCTACCTCATGGAGAACCCGAAGCGGGTCCTGAGCAAGGCCCAGATTCTGGCCAGTGTCTGGAACTACGATTTCGGCGGCCAGGCCAACATCGTGGAACTGTACATTTCCTACCTGCGCAAGAAGATCGATGCCGGCCGCCCGCCCATGATCCACACGGTGCGCGGTGCGGGCTATGTCCTGAAACCGGTGGCCGCGTGA
- a CDS encoding HAMP domain-containing sensor histidine kinase, with the protein MNTSVPRSGKWPRLRNHPLRTKLILATLALLTAICAAVGLFSHLAMSQYLTSVLDDGLERSAVRSGFRPGSSGDAQPPERRTAPRKADGMRPGSLNALFVGGEPRRSSLMPDDGAAQPLSDEDVERLAAVKPADGPEDLTLSTGRYRVDAFTAPPGAPAGDAVLVAGLSTAQRDSTLASLNLTMVVLSLGGLLVTGVAGTVIIRRSLRPLDQLAAAATSVSKLPLASGEVEIPVRVPPSAAAPGSEVGTVGMALNGMIDHVTQALRARQASEMKVRQFVADASHELRTPLTSIRGYTELVLLSEQVSAAGRSALERVDSESKRMSVLVENLLLLARLDEGRRGERAGVDLSELVVEAASDAQVSAPEDQWTLQLPDEPVVVYAAESELRQVLINLLSNAHKHTPPGTRVEIVLQADAGKATVTVTDNGQGIDPSFADSIFARFSKADSARTGTESGTGSSGLGLAIVQALVAVNGGTIDVESRPGRTRFTVAFPLHRSGATGGEDRIRRVPVAPE; encoded by the coding sequence GTGAACACATCCGTTCCCCGGTCCGGAAAGTGGCCCCGCCTGCGCAACCATCCGCTGCGCACCAAGCTCATCCTCGCCACGCTGGCCCTCCTGACTGCCATCTGCGCTGCCGTCGGCCTCTTCAGCCACCTTGCGATGAGCCAGTACCTCACGTCGGTGCTTGATGACGGGTTGGAGCGGTCCGCAGTCCGGTCTGGTTTCCGTCCCGGGTCCTCCGGCGACGCCCAGCCGCCGGAGCGCCGCACTGCTCCCCGCAAGGCGGACGGCATGCGCCCCGGCTCACTGAATGCCCTCTTCGTGGGCGGTGAGCCCCGCCGGTCGTCGCTGATGCCCGACGACGGCGCGGCGCAGCCGTTGAGCGACGAGGACGTGGAACGGCTTGCCGCGGTCAAGCCGGCCGATGGGCCGGAAGACCTCACCCTCTCCACCGGCCGCTACCGGGTGGACGCTTTCACGGCGCCCCCGGGGGCACCTGCAGGGGACGCCGTCCTGGTGGCGGGCCTTTCCACGGCCCAACGCGACAGCACCCTGGCTTCGCTGAACCTCACCATGGTTGTCCTGTCCCTGGGCGGCCTGCTGGTGACCGGCGTGGCAGGAACGGTGATTATCCGCCGGTCGCTGCGCCCCTTGGACCAGCTCGCCGCAGCGGCCACTTCAGTGTCAAAACTTCCGCTGGCCTCGGGCGAGGTGGAAATACCGGTTAGGGTGCCGCCGTCGGCCGCCGCACCCGGGTCCGAAGTGGGCACGGTGGGGATGGCCCTGAACGGCATGATTGACCACGTCACCCAGGCGCTGCGCGCCCGGCAGGCCAGCGAAATGAAAGTGCGGCAGTTTGTTGCCGATGCCAGCCACGAGCTCCGGACGCCGCTGACCTCCATCCGGGGCTACACCGAACTCGTCCTGCTCAGTGAACAGGTCAGTGCGGCCGGCAGGTCGGCCCTGGAACGGGTGGACAGCGAGTCCAAACGGATGTCGGTGCTGGTGGAAAACCTGCTGCTCCTGGCCCGGCTGGATGAAGGCCGGCGCGGTGAGCGTGCCGGGGTCGATCTCTCCGAACTGGTGGTGGAAGCCGCCAGCGACGCGCAGGTCTCAGCACCGGAGGACCAGTGGACCCTTCAGCTGCCGGACGAGCCCGTCGTCGTTTACGCCGCCGAGTCCGAGCTGCGGCAGGTGCTGATCAACCTGCTCTCGAATGCACACAAGCACACACCGCCGGGGACCCGGGTGGAGATCGTTTTGCAGGCGGACGCGGGCAAGGCCACGGTCACGGTGACCGATAACGGCCAGGGCATTGATCCTTCGTTCGCTGACTCGATTTTCGCCCGGTTCAGCAAGGCGGACTCGGCCCGTACGGGGACTGAGAGCGGCACCGGCAGCAGCGGTTTGGGGCTGGCCATTGTGCAGGCACTGGTGGCAGTGAACGGCGGGACGATCGACGTCGAAAGCAGGCCCGGGCGCACCCGGTTCACCGTGGCCTTCCCGCTGCACAGGAGCGGCGCAACCGGGGGTGAAGACCGTATCCGGCGGGTCCCGGTAGCCCCTGAGTAG
- a CDS encoding histidine kinase: MTQLLNYTRIWGAPAAAAVFLVLWIIGEAGRMGGDFATWGGAFPLLAFTLAIGLASRVAYAALLIPVLVLAAQFLRAVPPLEPNSWPIYLGSGIVLFFVALSGGKWPRVAGIAAAPFLAGAMSYLMLNRSYSGGVGWLPVYGASWYTMRDFWILYSSFLLVIFAAAWLAGHALRSWEERRTLSAERTAAVASLKATEVDLIVEQERTRISRDLHDVLAHSLAVIAAQADGSRYLGKNQPQPVLDALENIASSARRALTDAQRVIEGVGDGGSALPQPRLADIDELLVQQGNSLQVERTESGSPVDLPEGQQLAVFRIVQESLTNALRHGGSGTRVTVHLDWSGPGLSLQIASYPGRAASSAGSDSSATTAGTGRGIAGMRERAHLAGGWLTAGPDGESFRVSAFLPYGLALSAPGAEIYAAELVGADE; this comes from the coding sequence ATGACTCAATTGCTGAATTACACGCGTATCTGGGGTGCCCCAGCGGCTGCCGCAGTATTTTTGGTGCTCTGGATCATCGGGGAGGCAGGCCGGATGGGTGGCGATTTCGCCACCTGGGGCGGGGCATTCCCGCTGCTGGCCTTTACCTTGGCCATCGGGCTTGCGTCACGGGTGGCGTACGCCGCGCTCCTCATCCCCGTTCTGGTCCTCGCCGCGCAGTTCCTCAGGGCTGTGCCGCCATTGGAGCCCAATAGCTGGCCCATTTACCTCGGTTCGGGGATTGTGCTCTTTTTCGTGGCGCTGTCGGGTGGCAAATGGCCGCGGGTGGCAGGAATTGCGGCAGCGCCTTTCCTTGCCGGTGCCATGTCATATCTGATGCTGAACAGAAGTTACTCGGGCGGTGTCGGTTGGCTGCCGGTTTACGGGGCCTCTTGGTACACGATGCGGGATTTCTGGATACTTTATTCCTCGTTCCTGCTGGTGATTTTCGCTGCGGCCTGGCTTGCCGGCCATGCCCTGCGCAGCTGGGAAGAGCGCCGGACCCTGTCCGCCGAACGGACTGCCGCCGTGGCCAGCCTGAAGGCCACGGAAGTGGACCTGATCGTGGAACAGGAGCGGACCCGCATCTCCCGCGACCTGCATGACGTCCTGGCGCACTCCCTGGCCGTCATCGCGGCGCAGGCCGACGGTTCGCGCTACCTGGGGAAGAACCAGCCCCAGCCGGTGCTGGACGCTTTGGAGAACATTGCCTCGTCCGCGCGCCGCGCCCTGACCGATGCCCAGCGGGTGATTGAAGGGGTGGGCGACGGCGGTTCCGCGTTGCCCCAGCCCCGGCTGGCGGATATTGACGAACTTCTCGTGCAGCAGGGCAACAGCCTGCAGGTGGAACGCACCGAGTCCGGGTCGCCGGTGGACCTGCCCGAGGGGCAGCAGCTGGCGGTGTTCCGGATTGTGCAGGAATCCCTCACCAACGCCCTGCGCCACGGCGGATCCGGAACACGCGTTACGGTGCACCTGGACTGGAGCGGCCCGGGGCTTTCCCTGCAGATCGCCTCCTATCCCGGCCGCGCGGCGTCGTCGGCCGGGAGCGACTCAAGCGCGACGACGGCCGGCACCGGTCGCGGTATTGCCGGCATGCGCGAACGTGCCCACCTGGCCGGCGGCTGGCTCACGGCCGGCCCGGACGGGGAAAGCTTCCGGGTGAGTGCGTTCCTGCCCTACGGATTGGCGCTGAGCGCACCGGGCGCTGAGATTTATGCCGCGGAACTGGTAGGCGCAGATGAGTGA
- a CDS encoding glucose 1-dehydrogenase: MGRVSGKVALISGGARGMGASHARLLVAEGAKVVIGDILDEDGRKTAEELGDAARYVHLDVTNAADWDAAVNTAVTEFGGLDVLVNNAGIANFGHIEDYSFEQWNTIVNINLNGVFLGIKSAIPALKESAGGSIINISSTAGLQGFVELPGYTATKYAVRGLSKSAALDLGKYGIRVNSVHPGVIKTPMTEGMENPMNHVALHRMGEAQEVSQMVLFLASDDSSFSSGAEFVVDGGETAGLANY, encoded by the coding sequence ATGGGACGCGTAAGCGGCAAAGTAGCCCTCATCAGCGGAGGGGCCCGCGGCATGGGTGCCTCACACGCACGCCTGCTGGTGGCTGAGGGTGCCAAGGTCGTTATCGGCGACATCCTCGACGAGGATGGCCGGAAGACGGCCGAAGAGCTTGGCGACGCCGCCCGCTACGTCCACCTGGATGTCACCAATGCTGCCGACTGGGACGCCGCGGTAAACACCGCCGTCACCGAATTCGGCGGACTGGACGTGCTGGTCAACAATGCCGGGATCGCCAACTTCGGGCACATCGAGGATTACAGCTTCGAGCAGTGGAACACCATTGTGAACATCAACCTCAACGGCGTGTTCCTTGGCATCAAGTCCGCCATCCCGGCACTGAAGGAATCCGCGGGCGGATCCATCATCAACATCTCCTCCACAGCGGGCCTGCAGGGCTTCGTGGAGCTGCCGGGTTACACCGCCACCAAGTACGCGGTGCGCGGCCTGAGCAAGTCTGCTGCCCTGGATCTTGGCAAGTACGGCATCCGCGTGAACTCGGTGCACCCGGGCGTCATCAAGACGCCCATGACGGAAGGCATGGAGAACCCCATGAACCACGTTGCCCTGCACCGCATGGGTGAGGCGCAGGAGGTCTCCCAGATGGTCCTGTTCCTGGCCAGCGACGATTCCAGTTTCTCCTCCGGGGCGGAATTCGTGGTTGACGGCGGCGAGACCGCAGGACTGGCCAACTACTAG
- a CDS encoding GNAT family N-acetyltransferase, whose translation MATLITPDARFRNSWLAAAEEFGGENMDGSGVYGENRLERVRTEISGDFAAFVDGLVADRLPETPRPPEFVACTYLWLVEGEEFLGSLAIRHILNDFLFERGGHIGYSIRPSARRQGHATRALHDSLPVARGLGISPVLVTCAEDNAGSRAVIEKNGGVYEDSREGTRRYWIDLA comes from the coding sequence ATGGCAACCCTGATTACTCCCGATGCCCGTTTCCGGAACAGCTGGCTGGCCGCCGCCGAAGAATTCGGCGGCGAGAACATGGACGGTTCCGGTGTGTACGGCGAGAACCGGCTCGAGCGCGTCCGCACGGAAATTTCCGGGGATTTTGCGGCCTTCGTCGACGGGCTGGTGGCAGACCGGCTGCCGGAAACACCCCGTCCGCCGGAATTCGTCGCCTGCACCTACCTCTGGCTGGTGGAAGGAGAGGAGTTCCTCGGTTCCCTCGCCATCCGGCACATCTTGAATGACTTCCTCTTCGAGCGCGGCGGACACATCGGCTACAGCATCCGTCCCTCGGCCCGGCGGCAGGGCCACGCAACACGCGCCCTGCATGATTCCCTGCCGGTGGCCCGCGGGCTGGGCATCTCACCCGTGCTGGTCACCTGTGCCGAGGACAACGCCGGTTCCCGGGCCGTTATCGAGAAGAACGGCGGCGTTTACGAGGACAGCCGGGAAGGCACTCGCCGGTACTGGATCGACCTGGCCTGA
- a CDS encoding FBP domain-containing protein, which yields MEPLSETTIRKSFINATRSEVAAMNLPIGFENINWEILDQLGWRDHKMPQRAYLVLPLDGKPVGVLLRAPELSAPKNRRVLCALCQDVFSEEEVFLYVARRAGQRGRDGNTVGTLIHADFTCSVNVRADVAPTPIHPDPDAVTAERIQGLRGRTELFVRNILAK from the coding sequence ATGGAACCCCTGTCTGAAACGACCATCCGCAAATCCTTCATCAACGCCACCCGCTCCGAGGTGGCTGCCATGAACCTGCCCATCGGGTTCGAGAACATCAATTGGGAGATCCTCGACCAGCTGGGTTGGCGGGACCACAAAATGCCCCAGCGCGCCTATCTGGTGCTGCCCTTGGACGGAAAGCCGGTGGGAGTGCTGCTGCGCGCACCGGAACTGAGCGCCCCGAAGAACCGGCGGGTGCTGTGCGCCCTCTGCCAAGATGTGTTCTCGGAGGAGGAAGTCTTCCTCTACGTGGCACGCCGGGCCGGCCAGCGGGGCCGGGACGGCAACACCGTGGGCACCCTCATCCATGCTGACTTCACATGTTCGGTCAACGTGCGGGCAGACGTTGCGCCCACGCCCATCCATCCGGATCCGGATGCGGTGACCGCAGAGCGGATCCAGGGACTGCGCGGACGCACTGAGCTGTTTGTGCGCAACATCCTGGCGAAGTAG